One region of Ahniella affigens genomic DNA includes:
- a CDS encoding SAM-dependent methyltransferase, whose protein sequence is MTTIADRLLELSGPEPLLTGLGLAERGLLPDTLLRLGIRNLCRDRLRQERAGDWSLRKQSRIDELKQSAIAIETEAANVQHYELPPVFFQRALGKRLKYSSCYYATGRETLDQAEVAMLDLYFERAELKDGQSILELGCGWGSMTLTMAERLPNARIVGVSNSHGQRQYIESECKRRGLQNVRIITNDVNRLELPERQFDRCVSIEMFEHMRNYEQLLGRISRWLKADGKLFVHIFCHQYLCYPFETDGDQDWMARHFFTGGLMPATDTLLWFQKDLQIEAQWQVNGRHYQQTANHWLENQDRHRDDILKLMGDTYGANRAALWHQRWRMFWMACAELFGYRDGTEWLVAHYRFSNRG, encoded by the coding sequence ATGACCACGATTGCCGACCGACTGCTCGAACTATCCGGCCCGGAGCCGTTACTGACTGGTCTCGGTTTGGCGGAACGAGGCCTGTTGCCGGACACGCTGTTGCGTCTCGGGATCCGCAATCTGTGCCGGGACCGGCTGCGCCAGGAGCGCGCCGGCGACTGGTCGCTGCGTAAGCAATCACGTATCGACGAACTGAAGCAGAGCGCCATTGCGATCGAGACCGAGGCAGCCAACGTGCAGCACTACGAACTGCCGCCGGTATTCTTCCAGCGCGCGCTCGGCAAGCGGCTGAAGTACAGCAGCTGTTACTACGCAACCGGGCGCGAGACGCTCGATCAAGCCGAAGTCGCCATGCTTGATCTGTATTTCGAACGGGCCGAACTGAAAGACGGGCAGAGCATTCTGGAACTCGGCTGCGGTTGGGGCTCGATGACCTTGACCATGGCCGAGCGCCTGCCGAATGCGCGGATCGTCGGCGTGTCCAATTCGCACGGCCAACGTCAGTACATCGAGTCCGAATGCAAGCGTCGCGGGCTTCAAAACGTCCGCATCATTACGAACGATGTCAATCGACTGGAGCTCCCGGAACGCCAATTCGACCGCTGCGTATCGATTGAAATGTTCGAACATATGCGGAACTACGAACAGTTGCTTGGCCGAATCAGTCGCTGGCTGAAGGCCGATGGCAAGCTGTTTGTGCATATCTTCTGCCATCAGTATCTCTGCTACCCATTCGAAACGGATGGCGATCAGGACTGGATGGCGCGGCACTTCTTTACCGGCGGGCTGATGCCTGCAACCGACACCCTGCTTTGGTTCCAGAAGGACTTGCAGATTGAGGCGCAATGGCAGGTCAATGGCCGGCACTACCAGCAAACCGCGAATCACTGGCTGGAAAACCAGGACCGTCACCGTGATGACATCCTGAAGCTCATGGGCGACACGTACGGGGCAAACCGCGCGGCACTGTGGCACCAGCGCTGGCGGATGTTCTGGATGGCGTGTGCCGAGCTCTTTGGCTATCGCGATGGCACGGAATGGCTCGTCGCCCACTACCGTTTCAGTAATCGCGGCTGA
- the tcdA gene encoding tRNA cyclic N6-threonylcarbamoyladenosine(37) synthase TcdA: MSMPLSESWLNRFSGIDRLYGAGSVAELAGKHVIVIGLGGVGSWAVEALARSAIGEITLVDADEVCVSNINRQLIALQSTVGQSKAQVLAARLRDINPEIRLNVLETFLTPTNMAELIHDRVDFVLDACDAFRVKVELAVHCRRRKIPLLMSGSAGGRADPTKITIRDLAKTEQDALLSLIRKKLRDEFGWPRNPDRYFGIQAVFSRENVRYPKADGTVCGIRPDNSQPGRIDCDLGLGAATAVTASFGLFAAARVLEKLLAKRV, from the coding sequence ATGTCCATGCCCCTGTCCGAGTCCTGGCTGAACCGCTTCAGCGGCATCGACCGCCTGTATGGGGCGGGGAGTGTTGCTGAGCTCGCGGGCAAGCATGTCATCGTCATTGGCCTGGGCGGCGTGGGCTCCTGGGCGGTTGAGGCACTCGCGCGCTCCGCAATAGGCGAAATCACGCTGGTAGACGCCGATGAGGTGTGTGTCAGCAACATCAACCGACAGTTGATTGCGTTGCAGAGCACCGTTGGTCAAAGCAAGGCGCAGGTGCTGGCTGCGAGACTTCGGGACATCAACCCAGAGATTCGGCTGAATGTGTTGGAAACGTTTCTGACGCCGACGAACATGGCCGAATTGATCCATGACCGCGTCGACTTTGTGCTGGATGCGTGCGATGCGTTTCGCGTCAAGGTTGAACTCGCTGTGCATTGCCGCCGTCGCAAGATACCGCTGCTGATGAGCGGCTCGGCTGGTGGGCGTGCGGACCCGACCAAGATCACGATCCGGGATCTCGCAAAGACCGAGCAGGATGCCCTGCTCTCGCTGATCCGGAAGAAGCTCCGCGATGAGTTCGGCTGGCCACGCAACCCCGATCGGTATTTCGGCATTCAGGCCGTATTCTCGCGTGAGAACGTGCGCTACCCCAAGGCCGACGGCACCGTTTGCGGCATCCGTCCCGACAACAGCCAGCCGGGCCGGATCGACTGCGATCTCGGGCTCGGGGCCGCGACTGCCGTGACTGCGAGTTTCGGGTTATTTGCTGCCGCGCGTGTTTTGGAAAAGTTGCTGGCGAAGCGGGTCTGA
- a CDS encoding DksA/TraR family C4-type zinc finger protein — protein MAGGWAADGAVQEQIDASIADAVAKARANLTRGPSLSHCAECGEAIPEARRQAVAGVRLCIACQAESDAARTAQAGYNRRGSKDSQLR, from the coding sequence ATGGCCGGTGGTTGGGCCGCGGATGGCGCGGTGCAAGAACAAATTGATGCGTCGATTGCCGACGCGGTGGCGAAAGCCCGCGCGAATCTGACGCGTGGACCCAGTTTGAGTCATTGTGCCGAATGCGGCGAAGCCATTCCCGAAGCGCGCCGCCAGGCGGTCGCGGGGGTGCGGCTCTGTATCGCGTGCCAGGCTGAGTCGGATGCCGCACGCACCGCGCAGGCGGGTTACAACCGACGCGGCAGCAAGGACAGTCAGCTCCGCTGA
- a CDS encoding ATP-binding protein, producing MSLRVKLFLVALVALVLPWAGFQFVRQMEILLREGQEAAQLDAAEALARALVATAPELPLAARAIQVAPVPTGLLIDGSGDDWASVPLIPERATGDRARLKLAASAGALFGYIEVDDRSRSRAPGMQDLRQFDHLSIDVGEGSKHRHFDIGNAAPGALQFIADPPDAEFALRGEWQETTSGYRLEFVLSGETDDIPIDMLVHDRNQAGQVQIQSLVRERGDELRSRLWRTDGAQARALEALVPEHTRLRLLSSDGEVLAKAGRLPVAERASGRPPPEFGTWIYRLLLAPPLSKAEDFDWELQRMDLPMVWQALGGLRASTWRPSASERTVIVAAAVPMAWQGDVRGALVLERSSEAMLVLANRAVAKLIAASLIAVLVAGVVLFGFAGVLSFRIQRLRNATERALKPDGRLDVKLPHLTASDEIGDLSRSFQKLLAELGGYNDYLKTLASKLSHELNTPLAIVRSSLDNLEHEPLPESARIYAERARDGADRLWAILRTMAEASRMEKAISAAEPEPFELGQVVRGCAESYQALAGTRKVHLMLPQEKLPFYGAPDLIAQALDKLYDNARGFTPEDGWIRIKLSIRPDEQIEIAVANSGPPLPARMQEKLFDSLVSVRDAGSLRAAGEVPHLGLGLYIVRLISEAHHGFAEASNLPQDAGVEFRIVLRGMNP from the coding sequence ATGAGTCTGCGCGTCAAACTGTTTCTCGTCGCATTGGTTGCCCTGGTGTTGCCCTGGGCCGGATTTCAGTTCGTCCGGCAGATGGAGATTCTGCTCCGCGAAGGCCAGGAGGCAGCCCAACTGGACGCCGCCGAAGCCCTGGCCCGCGCACTCGTGGCCACTGCGCCGGAACTGCCGCTCGCTGCACGCGCGATTCAGGTGGCACCGGTGCCGACAGGGCTGCTCATCGACGGTTCGGGCGACGACTGGGCATCGGTCCCGTTGATTCCCGAGCGTGCCACCGGTGATCGCGCCCGTCTGAAGCTGGCGGCGTCGGCCGGAGCATTGTTTGGCTACATCGAAGTCGACGATCGCAGTCGATCGCGCGCACCGGGCATGCAGGATCTGCGTCAGTTCGATCATCTGAGCATCGACGTGGGCGAGGGCAGCAAGCATCGGCATTTCGACATTGGCAACGCCGCACCCGGTGCGTTGCAGTTCATCGCCGATCCGCCGGATGCCGAATTCGCGCTGCGCGGGGAATGGCAGGAGACCACGTCGGGGTATCGGCTGGAGTTCGTGCTGAGTGGCGAGACCGACGACATTCCGATCGATATGCTCGTGCATGATCGTAACCAGGCGGGGCAAGTGCAGATCCAGAGCCTGGTGCGCGAGCGCGGCGATGAACTCCGTTCCCGACTCTGGCGCACTGACGGCGCGCAGGCACGCGCGCTGGAAGCGCTGGTTCCCGAGCACACACGGCTTCGGTTGTTGTCGAGCGACGGCGAAGTGTTAGCTAAAGCCGGCCGCTTGCCCGTCGCAGAGCGGGCGTCGGGCCGACCGCCACCGGAATTTGGCACCTGGATTTATCGCCTGTTGCTGGCGCCCCCGCTTTCGAAAGCGGAGGACTTCGACTGGGAATTGCAACGCATGGACTTGCCGATGGTGTGGCAGGCTCTGGGCGGCTTGCGCGCCAGTACGTGGCGGCCGTCAGCGAGTGAACGCACGGTAATTGTCGCGGCCGCGGTGCCGATGGCCTGGCAGGGTGACGTGCGCGGCGCGCTCGTGCTGGAGCGGTCGAGCGAGGCCATGCTGGTACTCGCCAATCGCGCGGTTGCCAAGTTGATCGCCGCGAGTCTGATCGCGGTGCTGGTGGCCGGTGTGGTGTTGTTCGGGTTCGCGGGCGTGCTGAGTTTTCGAATCCAGCGTTTGAGAAACGCTACGGAGCGCGCGCTCAAACCCGATGGACGTCTGGATGTAAAACTGCCGCACCTGACCGCGTCGGACGAGATTGGCGACCTGTCGCGCAGCTTTCAGAAGCTGCTGGCCGAGCTCGGCGGCTACAACGACTACCTGAAAACGCTCGCGAGCAAGCTCTCGCATGAATTGAACACGCCGCTCGCCATTGTCCGGTCGTCCCTCGATAACTTAGAGCACGAGCCGTTGCCCGAGTCCGCGCGGATCTACGCCGAACGCGCGCGCGATGGTGCCGATCGACTTTGGGCCATTCTTCGGACCATGGCTGAAGCGAGCCGCATGGAAAAGGCGATCAGTGCGGCCGAGCCCGAGCCGTTCGAACTTGGGCAAGTGGTGCGGGGCTGCGCCGAGTCGTACCAGGCGCTCGCCGGCACACGCAAAGTGCATTTGATGCTGCCACAGGAAAAACTACCGTTCTATGGCGCGCCCGATTTGATTGCTCAAGCCCTCGATAAGCTATACGACAATGCCCGCGGGTTTACGCCTGAAGACGGTTGGATCCGGATCAAACTGTCGATCCGACCCGACGAGCAGATCGAAATCGCCGTGGCCAACTCGGGTCCGCCGTTGCCCGCGCGGATGCAGGAGAAACTCTTCGACAGTCTGGTCAGCGTGCGTGATGCGGGTAGTCTCAGAGCTGCGGGCGAGGTGCCGCATTTGGGTCTTGGGCTCTACATCGTTCGGTTGATTTCCGAGGCCCATCATGGTTTTGCCGAGGCCAGCAACCTGCCGCAGGATGCCGGCGTGGAGTTTCGCATCGTGCTGCGGGGCATGAATCCGTAA
- a CDS encoding aminopeptidase P N-terminal domain-containing protein translates to MRMMGKDSIALLSAAPERIRNRDSHYAYRQDSDFAYLTGLDEPEAVLALVPGRKPAEVVLFLRSRDPDRERWDGERLGPERAPESLLVDDAFPIEDIDDILPGLIEGRSRVFYHFGRDPGFDQHVLQWLERIRAQVKQGARPPHEFVDLGHSLHDLRLFKSRAELQVMRESARIAGLAHRATMRAIRPGLNEADLQAEFEYVLRKHQAVNAYEPIVGAGPNACVLHYRSNRSPIRDGDLLLLDGGAEYQWYASDITRTYPANGRFSAPQREIYELVLAAQHAAIREARPGRPFTAMHEAAVRTLAKGLLELGLLSGSLREVLNEHRYRRFYMHKTGHWLGLDVHDVGDYRVHDQPRLLEPGMVLTIEPGLYFAADDATIPDAYRGIGVRIEDDVLITKGEPEILTADVPKTVAEIEHWMAGLA, encoded by the coding sequence ATGCGCATGATGGGCAAGGATTCGATTGCATTGCTGAGCGCCGCGCCAGAGCGAATCCGAAATCGCGATTCGCACTACGCCTATCGGCAGGATAGTGACTTCGCGTACCTGACCGGCCTCGATGAGCCGGAAGCCGTATTGGCTTTGGTGCCAGGCCGAAAGCCTGCGGAAGTGGTGTTGTTCCTGCGCAGCCGCGATCCCGATCGCGAACGTTGGGACGGCGAGCGTCTTGGCCCGGAACGGGCGCCGGAATCGCTGCTCGTGGACGACGCGTTTCCGATCGAGGACATCGATGACATCCTGCCGGGCTTGATCGAAGGCCGCAGCCGGGTGTTCTATCACTTTGGTCGCGATCCCGGCTTCGACCAGCACGTACTGCAATGGCTGGAGCGTATTCGCGCCCAGGTCAAGCAGGGGGCGAGGCCACCGCATGAGTTCGTGGATCTCGGCCACAGCCTGCATGATCTGCGGCTGTTCAAATCTCGCGCCGAGTTGCAAGTGATGCGCGAATCCGCGCGCATTGCCGGGCTCGCGCATCGCGCCACGATGCGCGCCATCCGCCCCGGATTGAACGAGGCCGATCTACAGGCCGAATTCGAGTATGTGCTCCGCAAGCACCAGGCGGTAAACGCTTACGAGCCGATTGTTGGCGCCGGCCCCAATGCTTGCGTGCTGCACTATCGAAGCAATCGAAGTCCCATTCGCGACGGCGATCTGCTGCTGCTAGACGGCGGCGCCGAATACCAGTGGTATGCGTCGGACATCACGCGGACGTATCCGGCCAATGGTCGTTTCAGTGCGCCGCAGCGCGAGATCTACGAACTCGTGTTGGCGGCGCAGCACGCCGCGATTCGCGAGGCACGACCGGGTCGGCCGTTTACCGCCATGCACGAGGCGGCCGTGCGCACGCTTGCGAAAGGTCTGCTCGAACTCGGGCTGCTGTCGGGGAGCCTGCGCGAGGTGCTGAACGAGCACCGGTACCGACGTTTTTACATGCACAAGACGGGCCATTGGCTCGGGCTGGACGTGCATGATGTCGGCGATTATCGCGTGCACGACCAGCCTCGCTTGCTGGAACCGGGCATGGTGCTGACGATTGAGCCAGGCCTGTACTTCGCCGCCGACGATGCCACGATTCCCGACGCCTATCGCGGTATCGGCGTCCGCATCGAGGACGACGTGCTGATCACCAAGGGTGAGCCTGAGATTTTGACTGCCGACGTCCCCAAAACTGTTGCTGAGATCGAGCACTGGATGGCGGGTCTGGCATGA
- a CDS encoding UPF0149 family protein, giving the protein MDYLELDEQLRRWQVGMGAAEFHGALTAHLLCEGSIEAKVIAEQMALEQLGETVRTDSVSAQDLTELARAERAALGSEDMTFEPLLPDVDLPVADRANALCAWVRGFLSGLAMSGRLRQRDLDEEEQELLMDLGRIAGSDLEAPDDESGEGDLIEVQEFVRMGVLYLRDALQAKARPATETRH; this is encoded by the coding sequence ATGGACTATCTCGAACTCGATGAACAATTGCGCCGATGGCAGGTCGGCATGGGTGCCGCTGAGTTTCATGGTGCCCTGACCGCGCACCTCCTGTGTGAAGGCAGCATCGAGGCCAAGGTTATTGCCGAACAGATGGCGCTGGAGCAATTGGGCGAGACCGTCCGCACTGACTCGGTCAGCGCGCAAGACCTCACCGAACTGGCCCGGGCCGAACGGGCTGCTTTGGGCAGCGAGGACATGACCTTCGAGCCACTGCTGCCGGACGTTGATCTGCCCGTGGCCGATCGCGCCAACGCGTTGTGCGCGTGGGTTCGCGGTTTTCTGAGCGGGCTCGCGATGTCCGGTCGGCTGCGCCAACGTGATCTCGATGAAGAGGAGCAGGAACTCCTGATGGACTTGGGCCGCATCGCGGGAAGTGATCTGGAAGCCCCCGATGATGAGAGTGGCGAGGGTGATCTGATCGAGGTTCAGGAGTTTGTGCGGATGGGCGTTCTATACCTTCGTGATGCACTCCAGGCGAAAGCCCGCCCGGCCACGGAGACCCGGCATTGA